A region of Epinephelus moara isolate mb chromosome 15, YSFRI_EMoa_1.0, whole genome shotgun sequence DNA encodes the following proteins:
- the zc3h13 gene encoding zinc finger CCCH domain-containing protein 13 gives MSKIRRKVTVENSKTISDSSSSSSTTTTSSTSNPAAPSRRPSVFERLGPSTGSNAADSHCRNWLKTGNCSYGNTCRYTHGTQPRGKGFSFSRSAERPTGDLRERMKNKRQDVDPENLKRDLDEPTSPPARQRDSSRGRHREKEDIKITKERTPASEEEPTEWETNREDSDIDYDYELSLEMKRQKIQRELMKLEQENLDKREEIVIKKDETPTKTRATAMPKASPEPLSHKDSPSPSRKSSRSPKHKSGTKGQGSGKKEKKASVSSPVSDSTRPSKGSHSKKKGPRTPSPPPPVPLDIPVVGKKHKGKHKNKEKSEEKQKEAKDRGRDTEKHKEKKEKRRDRSDSSHKAKRSVTSEERSGSVSSLSRGTSPPARKKSSSPKASSHKASPPRRSPSPPRHQRTPTPPRHHSPSSHSGSSAQRHSSSPRRRRSSSPAYHRSSAAQASASPPPSSRRSRSPPASHDTSSPHRRSDRSSPSQRHSRGRERSRGERERSPPAQERRHERRDESRSKREKDSFRDDRDYDSEQVSSRDARDDRETREARERRDARERGRETTRDSRDHRDNRDVKDSRESRADTRSSRESLERRDRERERERDREKEREKDREREKERERERTDSHRKEEAVQEDRSYGRGHGRDDGGRADGRTENRTDRAERNGRGRGRANETSDKGSNRNSRGSQLKSSHDNWDSRSSAVRERSAERSTDRSATERSSERGSDRDRYEGDRRGEQARDSSYDRRGGHGDRRDNRERDQRAASPNRYQGRSEDSEREERRQERRTDRADEGRDDRTRDRDRERERERDREREREKEDREREREREREKEAERERAREREREREREREREREREREREEREREREERERERERKEREREREREQRERERQREWEERERGREERRERRDDTRDDRSVRDTRDERKTSRKRPRVESSPSPRASPKRATRDLSPADSDGYNSAEEKSERPIGRGQAKLHPQPLLPSPVCPPPSDSADKHRLLSQVVRPQEPLLRSPPRAALADEKSSHWKDEERRGAGDKRDARSRHEDLEPRGERNRGGDRRGEHLSDTPAESRSRGREQREATPPPPASSLAIGSEDRDNAGSQAHEEGKKKKSQRKGLKKGRKEEEIGGGLAGAGDRFNPEPPTGGPPDGPPPLHSPRKGTKKKALDRKRKRSREGESDVSDEDSSAPQPHNKRSKRGPRTPPPSMRPDHRVTGGNAEPSPLSKMDNFSDWSDEEVTDRGLLDTQVPLAPADRAPAEPHRRGGGPRVGRDRERCNPPPIAPLLSQDPPMLLQTLTPQPLMSQPLLRKPPPEQTRSSSMGSNQSRTSSRRLRSPSNESAHREDPQGTRPRRGRLQGANSRDRERERERERERERERERERPSVNDPPGAERKSRIDQLRRGEPSRSTSSDRQDSRSHSSRRSSPDSERQAPSRSRAGSHDSRERERDREPFERERDRKDLRPQQQQQQQQPLLLQQPLQQQRDWEPEPRDWPSRGREPLLMRPGREPLLRERDIRERERLLPEGLIQQHERERERERERERERDIRGDRGGDRERERMMMMMDLPPHVDPRAPGRGDLRGDLRGDLRGDLMRPERSEYEPLLPREAFSPPEPEKPSNSHHLMAEQRELEKTDSIDGDDDGKEDDGQSVASVGEEYEPISDDELDEILADSQKKEDQQDEEKITGPLDVIDVDWSSLMPKQKQEPRAAGAALLRFTPGAVLLRAGISKRLAGPELLEQVREVCKSELDDPKDADKLFEHDLGALNMAALNRRVERAGLLRNLGPCCKALCARRDFAIRRQLLKNDKGLTKQYPTTPVVDNELLQMSMRLFRRTMAGQASGSEKADGGSAPAAEAAPAGGSKLSTAQPEVCVS, from the exons ATGTCCAAGATCAGGCGGAAAGTAACAGTGGAGAATTCAAAAACCATATctgatagcagcagcagcagcagcaccacgaCGACCAGCAGCACCAGCAACCCCGCCGCCCCCTCCCGCCGGCCCAGTGTGTTCGAGAGACTCGGCCCCAGCACTGGGAGTAATGCTGCTGAT agtCACTGTAGAAATTGGCTGAAGACCGGTAATTGCAGTTACGGCAACACTTGTCGCTACACACATGGAACTCAGCCACGAGGCAAAGGATTTAGCTTTAGTCG GTCAGCCGAGAGACCCACAGGTGATCTGCGGGAGAGGATGAAGAATAAAAGACAGGATGTTGACCCAGAAAACTTGAAGCGAGACCTCGACGAGCCCACATCCCCCCCAGCGAGA CAGCGAGACTCCTCCAGAGGCCGACACAGGGAAAAGGAGGATATAAAGATCACAAAGGAGCGCACCCCAGCCAGTGAAGAAGAGCCCACAGAGTGGGAAACTAATCGTGAAG ACTCAGATATCGACTACGACTACGAGTTATCGCTTGAGATGAAGCGCCAGAAGATTCAGCGTGAGCTGATGAAACTGGAGCAAGAGAACTTGGACAAGAGGGAGGAGATTGTCATCAAGAAAGATGAGACCCCTACCAAAACTAGAGCCACTGCCATGCCCAAG GCCTCCCCAGAGCCGCTAAGTCATAAAGATTCACCGTCACCGTCCAGGAAGTCAAGTAGATCCCCAAAACACAAAAGTGGAACCAAAGGACAAGGTTCtgggaagaaagagaagaaggcATCAGTGTCCTCGCCTGTTTCAGACTCTACCAG GCCGTCAAAGGGGAGCCACAGTAAGAAGAAAGGGCCCCGTACCCCCAGTCCTCCTCCCCCAGTCCCCCTGGACATTCCTGTGGTTGGGAAAAAACACAAGGGCAAACACAAGAACAAGGAGAAGTCTGAGGAGAAGCAGAAGGAAGCGAAAGATCGGGGGCGagatacagaaaaacacaaagagaagaaggagaaacgCAG GGACCGATCAGACAGTTCCCACAAGGCCAAGCGGTCTGTGACGTCAGAGGAGCGTTCTGGTAGTGTGTCGTCTCTCTCGAGGGGCACTTCACCTCCAGCCAGGAAGAAATCATCCTCTCCGAAAGCTTCGTCCCATAAGGCCTCCCCTCCTCGCAG gtctccctctcctccacgcCACCAGCGCACCCCAACTCCTCCCCGCCACCACTCCCCCTCCTCCCATTCTGGTTCCTCTGCCCAGCGGCACTCTTCGTCCCCTCGTCGGCGTCGCTCGTCCTCTCCTGCGTACCACCGGAGCTCAGCAGCCCAGGCCTCTGCCTCCCCCCCTCCAAGCTCCCGGCGCTCTCGATCACCTCCCGCCTCCCACGACACCTCCTCACCCCATCGCCGATCTGACAGATCCAGCCCCAGCCAGCGCCACTCCAGGGGCCGCGAGAGGAGCCGtggtgaaagagagaggagtCCACCTGCCCAGGAGCGCAGACACGAGCGCAGAGATG AAAGCCGCAGCAAGCGAGAGAAGGACAGCTTCCGGGACGACCGGGACTATGACTCCGAACAGGTCTCATCACGGGACGCCCGCGACGACAGGGAGACCAGAGAGGCCCGCGAGCGACGTGACGCCCGCGAGCGAGGAAGAGAAACAACCCGAGACTCTCGCGACCACAGAGACAACAGGGACGTGAAGGACTCCAGAGAGAGCAGGGCGGACACCCGCTCCAGCCGGGAGTCGCTGGAGCGTCGCGACCGTGAACGGGAGCGAGAGAGGGAtcgggagaaggagagagagaaggacagagaacgggaaaaggagagagagagggagaggactgATAGCCACAGGAAGGAGGAGGCAGTGCAGGAGGACAGGAGTTACGGGAGAGGTCATGGACGCGACGATGGAGGGAGAGCTGATGGGAGGACGGAGAACAGGACAGACAGAGCTGAGAGGAATGGACGAGGGAGAGGGCGTGCCAATGAAACATCTGATAAAG gTTCAAACAGAAACTCCCGGGGCTCCCAACTGAAAAGCAGCCATGACAACTGGGATTCACGCAGCAGCGCGGTGCGTGAGCGCAGCGCTGAGAGGAGCACAGATCGCAGTGCTACCGAAAGAAGCTCTGAGAGGGGTTCAGATCGAGATCGCTACGAGGgtgacaggagaggagagcaggccAGAGACTCCTCATACGACAGGAGAGGAGGGCACGGTGATCGCAGAGACAACCGAGAGAGAG ATCAAAGAGCAGCCTCCCCAAACAGATACCAGGGAAGATCAGAGGACTccgagagggaggagaggaggcaggaGCGCAGGACAGACAGAGCAGACGAGGGCCGAGACGACAGGACCCGCGACCGGGAtcgagagagagagcgagagagggacagggagcgggagagagagaaagaggacagGGAGCGAGAGAGGGAAAGGGAGCGAGAGAAGGAGGCCGAGAGGGAGCGGGCCAGGGAGAGGGAAAGGGAGCGGGaacgagagagggagagagagcgggagagggagagggagcgcGAGGAGCGGGAGCGAGAGAGGGAGGAACGGGAGAGGGAGCGGGAGAGGAAGGAGcgagaaagggagagggagagggagcagcGGGAGCGAGAGAGGCAGCGGGaatgggaggagagagagagaggacgagAGGAGAGGCGGGAGAGGAGAGACGACACCAGGGACGACCGGTCCGTTAGAGACACCCGGGACGAACGCAAGACAAG TCGTAAGAGGCCCAGGGTGGAGAGCAGCCCCAGCCCCCGAGCCTCGCCTAAGCGAGCAACTCGGGACCTCAGCCCGGCAGACAGCGATGGCTACAACAGCGCGGAAGAGAAAAGTGAGCGCCCGATTGGCCGAGGGCAGGCCAAGCTCCACCCACAGCCCCTCCTCCCCAGCCCAGTGTGTCCGCCTCCATCTGACA GTGCTGACAAGCATCGTTTGCTGAGCCAGGTGGTGCGGCCCCAGGAGCCCTTGTTACGTTCTCCGCCGAGGGCTGCTCTGGCCGATGAGAAGTCCAGCCACTGGAAGGATGAGGAGCGCAGAGGAGCCGGGGACAAAAGGGACGCACGCAGCCGCCACGAGGACCTGGAGCCGCGCGGGGAACGAAACAGAGGCGGCGACAGGCGAGGAGAGCACCTCTCAGACACCCCTGCTGAGTCCcgcagcagaggcagagagcaGCGGGAGGCCACGCCGCCTCCCCCTGCGTCATCCCTCGCCATTGGCAGCGAAGACAGAGACAACGCCGGCTCCCAGGCCCATGAGGAGGGCAAAAAGAAGAAGTCGCAGAGGAAGGGCTTGAAGAAGGGTCGCAAAGAAGAGGAGATTGGCGGTGGCCTGGCTGGTGCAGGAGATCGTTTCAACCCCGAGCCCCCAACTGGCGGTCCTCCAGATGGACCTCCACCCTTACACTCGCCCAGGAAAGGAACAAAGAAGAAGGCGCTTGACCGAAAGAGGAAACGCTCACGAGAAGGAGAATCTGATGTGTCTGATGAGGATTCATCTGCCCCTCAGCCACATAATAAACGCAGCAAGAGAGGACCCCGGACGCCACCACCCTCAATGAGGCCTGACCATCGTGTCACTGGAGGCAACGCAGAGCCGTCTCCACTGTCCAAAATGGACAACTTCAGCGACTGGTCAGATGAGGAGGTCACAGACCGTGGACTACTGGACACACAAGTGCCGCTGGCTCCTGCTGACAGGGCTCCTGCCGAGCCTCATAGGAGAGGTGGTGGTCCCAGAGTGGGCAGAGACAGGGAGCGGTGCAACCCACCACCCATCGCCCCTCTGCTTTCCCAAGATCCTCCCATGCTGCTGCAGACTCTGACCCCGCAGCCCCTCATGTCCCAGCCCCTGCTCCGCAAACCTCCCCCGGAGCAGacacgcagcagcagcatgggAAGCAACCAGAGCCGCACGTCGTCCAGACGCCTGCGCTCACCCTCAAACGAGTCAGCCCATCGAGAGGACCCCCAGGGCACACGACCCCGCCGGGGCAGGCTGCAGGGCGCCAACTCCCGggaccgagagagagagagagaacgagagagggaaagagagagagaacggGAGAGAGAAAGGCCGAGTGTAAACGACCCTCCTGGGGCTGAGAGGAAGTCTCGGATAGACCAGTTGAGGAGAGGGGAGCCCAGCCGCAGCACCTCCTCAG ACCGGCAGGATTCCCGCAGCCACAGCTCCAGGCGCAGCTCTCCTGACTCTGAGAGGCAGGCCCCGTCCAGGTCGCGCGCCGGCTCCCACGACAGCCGAGAACGGGAGCGAGACAGGGAGCCATTTGAGCGCGAGCGTGACCGAAAGGACCTTCgccctcagcagcagcaacagcagcagcagcccctgCTCCTCCAACAGCCTCTGCAGCAACAGAGAGACTGGGAGCCTGAACCTAGAGACTGGCCGAGCCGGGGGCGAGAGCCCCTGCTGATGCGTCCTGGCCGGGAACCTCTCCTGAGGGAGCGGGACATCAGGGAGAGGGAACGCTTGCTCCCTGAAGGCCTCATTCAGCAGCATGAACGGGAGCGGgaaagagagcgagagagggagCGGGAGAGAGACATCAGAGGCGACAGAGGTGGGGatcgagagagggagaggatgatgatgatgatggaccTGCCGCCACACGTGGACCCCAGAGCCCCAGGACGAGGGGATCTGAGAGGTGATCTCAGAGGAGACCTGCGAGGGGACCTGATGAGACCGGAGAGGAGCGAGTACGAGCCTCTGCTGCCAAGAGAAGCCTTCAGCCCCCCAGAGCCGGAGAAACCGAGCAACAGTCACCATCTGATGGCGGAGCAGCGGGAGCTGGAGAAGACGGACAGCATCGACG GAGACGATGATGGGAAAGAAGACGATGGCCAGTCAGTGGCGTCTGTGGGAGAGGAGTATGAGCCCATCAGTGACGATGAGCTGGATGAAATTCTCGCTGACAGCCAGAAGAAAGAGGATCAGCAAGACGAGGAGAAAATTACAG GTCCTTTGGACGTCATTGACGTGGACTGGTCCAGCCTGATGCCCAAACAGAAGCAGGAGCCCCGGGCAGCAGGGGCAGCCTTGCTCCGGTTCACCCCAGGGGCCGTGCTTCTCAGGGCGGGTATCTCTAAGCGACTCGCTGGTCCTGAGCTCCTGGAGCAGGTCAGAGAGGTGTGCAAGTCGGAGCTGGACGACCCCAAAG ATGCTGACAAGCTGTTCGAGCATGACCTGGGCGCTCTGAACATGGCAGCCCTGAACAGGCGGGTGGAGAGGGCAGGTCTACTGAGGAACCTCGGGCCTTGCTGCAAGGCCCTGTGTGCCCGCAGGGACTTCGCCATCCGCCGGCAGCTGTTAAAGAACGACAAG GGTCTGACGAAGCAGTACCCCACTACGCCCGTGGTCGACAACGAGCTGCTGCAGATGAGCATGCGGCTCTTCAGACGGACCATGGCTGGTCAGGCCTCAGGCTCAGAGAAGGCCGATGGTGGGTCAGCACCAGCAGCCGAGGCGGCCCCAGCCGGTGGTAGTAAGCTCAGCACAGCTCAgcctgaagtgtgtgtgtcctga